GCCGGTGTCGAGGAAGAGCACGTCGACCTTCGGCGCGACGCGGCTGACGAGGTGCGCGAGGACGCCGGTCTCCATCGACGACGTGACGGCGAAGCGCTCGCCGAACAGGCCCGCCGCCCACGCGAGCACGTCCTCGGCGGGCGCGCCCTCGAGGTCGCGGCCCGCCCGCAGCGCGATGTCGCGCAACGGGTCGGCGTAGGCGATCGTCAACGGAGGTCCTCAGGGGGTGGCGGAACGCGCGCCACGGCATCGGGGATGCGCCGTACGCGGCGTCCCGATCGGGGAAGTGGTCTAGGAGGCGCTCAGGGGAGCGCGGGGTCTAGCCGTCCGATCGGGACGGCCGACACATCGCGGTCGATACGCGCTGCAGGTCTACATGCAGGCGCGTGACGAGGACCGCGACGGAGGACATGTGCGGAGGGTAAGGGGTCGAATTCCGTTCTGTCCATCTTCTTGTTACTTCTCACCTGCGCATCGTTCGCAACAAGCGAATGGAGGACTGAACGCCGCGACAGCGAATTGGCACAGCACTCACCCCCTACAGATGAGGATCTCCATGTCCCAGCGCATCCGTACGACCGTGCTCGCGGCCGCCCTGGTCGCCGGCACCGGCGTGCTCGGTGGAGCGACCCCCGCCTCCGCCGTGCCCGTCTGGAACGCGAACGGCCCGATCCACCCCGGCGTGCAGACCTACACCGCGGGCGGCCAGTGCACCGCCAACTTCGTGTTCTACGACTCGTCGAACAACGTCTACATCGGCCAGTCCGCGCACTGCGCGTCCACCGGCGGCCCGACCGACACGAACGGCTGCATCACCGGCTCCCAGCCGATCGGCACCAACGTCACCGTCACCGGCGCCACCCGCCCCGGCAAGCTCGTCTACAGCTCCTGGATCGCGATGAAGTCCGACCCGTCGGTGACGTCGGCGCAGTGCGCGTACAACGACTTCGCGATCGTCAAGCTCGACGCCGCCGACTACGGCCGCGTCAACCCGTCGGTGCCGTTCTGGGGCGGCCCGCAGGGCGTCAACACGAGCGGCCTGCCGGCGCGCTCGTACGTCTACACGTACGGCAACTCGTCGCTGCGCTTCGGCCTGACCCCGCTCAGCCCGAAGGTCGGCCAGACCACGACGACGACGCCCGCCACGGGGTGGCGTTACTCGGTCTACACGGTCAGCCCCGGCATCCCCGGTGACTCCGGCAGCGCGTTCCTCGACCGCAACGGCGCCGCGCTCGGCACCCTGTCGACGCTGTCCACCGACGGCAGCAACGGCGTCATGAACCTCAACCTGGCGCTCGCGTACCTGCGGTCGCACTCGACGCTGACGTCGCTGCAGGTCGCCAACGGCCTGACGACGTTCGACCCGATCGTCTGAGTTGGCCGGCCGGGGGCGCGCCGCCCGATACTGGGTGGCGTGCCCCTGGTCGACGTCATCGACGAGACGTTCGTCGTCGCCTCGCCCGCGGCCGTTGCCGCGGCGGTGAAGGAGCCGGCGTTCTGGGCGCGGGTGTTCCCCGACCTGGAGCTGCACGTCTTCGAGGACCGCGGCGACGAGGGGATCCGCCTCACGATCACCGGCGCGCTCGTCGGCTCGAATGAGTTCTGGGTCGAGCCGTGGGGCGACGGCGCCGTCGTCCACTACTACCTGCGCGCCGACCCGAGCCGCCGCGGCAGCGACACCGAGCCGATCGCCGGCGACCCCCGGAGGCTGGTGCGCAAGGCGATCAAGGCGCGTACCGCCCACTGCGTCCGCCTCAAGGCCGGGCTCAACGAGATCAAGGACCGGCTCGAGGCCGGCCGCCCGCCGGGGCTGCCCCGCGAGAACCCGCCGGATCTCCGGGCTAAAGCCCGCTAGGCCGTTCGGCCGATAGAGCAGGCATGGCGAACGAACGGTGTCCGTCGTGCGGCGGAGCCGTGCGGGCGGGCGACCCGTGGTGCACGTTGTGCTGGACCGACCTCCGGCCCGAGCCCGCGCCGCCCCCTGCCCCGGTGGCTCCGCCGCGTCCTGCCGTGCGCGCGGCCGTCGCCGCGCCGGTCGCGGTGCCCGTTCAGGGGTCCGCGCAGGGTGGTGTCGACCCGCTGACCGCGCCGCTGGCCGTGCTGCTCGGCGAGCCGCTCGCCGCCGACGCCGGCGCGCCGTCCGGCGCCACCTGGCCCTGCGTCGAGTGCGGCGAGCCGAACGCCCTCGACCTCGACGCGTGCGGCGTCTGCACGGCGCCGTTCGGCGGCCGCATCGCGCGGCTGAGCGACGTCAAGGCCGCCCGCCGCCGCTTCCTGCTGCTCTCGCTCGGCGCGATGCTGGCGTTCCTCACGGTGCTGGCGATCCTCACGTTCGCGTTCACGGACACGACCGCGGGCGGCGGCGAGGCTTCGCTCGAACCGACCATCGACTACACGTCGCTGCCCCGCGAGGAGTAGCTCTCCTCGTTCCGTGCGGCGTTCGTCGAAACGCTGCACCGGACGGATGCGGGCCCTGCCGTCGGCCGCGCCGTACGCTCGCACCCATGCGGGTGCATGTCGTCAGCGACGTCCACGGGGCGGCGGCCGCGCTCGCCCGCGCGGGCGACGGCGCCGACGCGCTGGTCTGCCTCGGCGACCTCATCCACTTCATCGACTACGGCGACTACAGCGGGATCATGGCCGACTTGTTCGGCACCGCCGCGGTGGAGAAGCTGGTCGAGCTGCGGACGGCGCGGCGCTTCGACGAGGCCCGCGCGTTCTCCAACGACCTCTGGGCCAGCAAGGACGAGGAGCGCTGGGTCCTGCTGGAGCGGGCGATCCGCGCGCAGTACGCCGAGCTGTTCGCGGCGTTCCCGACACCGACGTACCTGACGTACGGCAACGTCGACGTCCCGCACCTCTACGACGACTACCTGCGCGACGGCATCACGCTGCTCGACGGCGCGACGGCGGAGATCGGGGGGAGGACGTTCGGTTTCGTGGGCGGCGGCCTGCGGACCCCGATGCGCACGCCGATGGAGATCGACGACGAGACGTACGCCGCCAAGGTCGCCGCGGTCGGCGCGGTGGACGTCCTCTGCTGCCACATCCCGCCGCAGTGGCCCTCTCTGGTCTACGACACCGAGGCCCGCCGCTTCGAACGCGGCAGCGAGGCCGTCCTCGACGCCATCCGCGACACGCAGCCCGACCTCTGCCTGTTCGGGCACGTGCACCAGCCGCTGGAGGCGTCCCTCACGATCGGGCGTACGGAGTGCGTCAACGTCGGCTACTTCCGCGGCTCCGGCAGGCCGTACGTCCTGGAGTGGCAATAGGCTCACGGGCATGGCGGACCAGGCGAGCAGCTCCATCACGATCGACGCCGCTCCTGCGGACGTCATGGCGGTCATCGCGGACTTCGAGCGCTACCCCGAGTGGGCCGGCTTCATCAAGACCGCCGAGGTGCTCTCGACCGGCGCCGACGGCCGCGCCGACAAGGCCCGCTTCGTCGTGGACGCGGGCGTCATGAAGGCCGACTACACGCTGCGCTACACGTACTCCGGCGACGAGAAGATCACCTGGGAGCTCGAGGCCGGCAGCCTCAAGGAGAACACCGGCTCGTACGTCCTCAGGCCCGAGGGCGACGCGACCCACGTGACGTACTCCCTGACGATCGACGCCGGCATCCCGATGCTGGGGATGTTCAAGCGCAAGGCCGAGAAGGTCGTCATGGACACCGCGCTGAAGGAGCTCAAGAAGCGCGTCGAGGGTCTCCACTAGATGGCGATTCCGGTCCCCGGCGAGGGGCGACGGGGGCTGCTGTCGTTCCGGCTGTTCGGCTTCCCCGTCACGATCCACACGAGCTTCCTCGTCATCGTGGTGGGACTGAGCCTGTACTCGCAGGAGTCGCAGTCGCTGGACGTCCCAGGCGCGCTCGTCTGGCTCGCCATCGTCACGGTGTCGGTCATCGCGCACGAGCTGGGGCACGCGTTCGTCGCGGCGCCCGCCGGTGGCAGGCCGCGCATCGACCTCTACATGATGGCCGGGCTCACGACGTGGCAGCCGGCCCGCGCGAGCCGCGGCCGCCGGGTCGCGGTCAGCGTCGCGGGGCCGTTCGCGGGTGTGGTGCTCGGTGTCGCGTTGGTCTTCGCCTACGTCACCCTCGACCCGCCGGAGACGTCGCTCCTCGCCGACGTCCTGTTCAGCGCCATCTTCGTCAACCTCGGCTGGGGCCTGCTCAACCTCCTGCCGATGCTGCCTCTCGACGGTGGCCAGGTGGTGCTCGCGCTGATGCCGGGAGGGGACGACCTCGTCCGCATCCGCCGCGCGTCGTACGTCTCCCTCGGCGTCGCGGCGGCCGTCGCCGTGGCGGCGTTCGCGTACGGCGAGCCGATCGCCGCCGCGTTCGTCCTCTTCTTCGGTGCGGGCAACCTGCAGCGCATCCTGGCGCTGCGCAAGGGCGAGGACCCGGTCGTCAGCAGCCTCGCGGAGGCGGAGATCGCGCTGCACGACGGCCGCCCCGAGGACGCGCTGCGGCACCTCCCCGACGTCGACGCGGTGGCGCCACCGCTGCGCGGCACGGCCGCGATCATCCGTTCCGCCGCGCTGCTGCGGCTCGGCCGGCACCGCGAGGCGCAGGACACGCTCGTCGACCTGCCGGCGGGGTCGGTGGAGCCGGTGTTCGGCGCGACGGTGCTGCTCGCGAACGGCCAGGAGCAGCTCGCCCGCGAACGCCTCACCACCGCGCTCGCCGACGATCCGCCGGCCTGGGCGGTACGCGAGCTGGCACTGCTGCTGCGTACCCGCGGCGAGGACCTCGTCGGCGTCATCGGCGGCGTCACGGGCCAGGGGGCGGCGGGCGTCATGGACGCGCTGTACCGCACGGACGACTACGCCGCCGCGGCCGCCTGGGGCGAACGCGCCCTCGCCACCGGCGCCACCGAGGCCGGCGTCGCGTACAACACCGCGTGCTCGTACGCCCGCGCCGGCGACCCCGAGCGGGCGCTGCGCGCCCTCGGCTACGCCGCCGAGCTGGGCTGGACCGACTTCTCCGCGATCGACGCCGACCCCGACCTCGCGCCCGTCCGCGACCTGCCGGCGTGGCCGGAGGTCCGTACGCGGATGGGCGGGCGATTGGGCGCGCCTCCCGAGGCCCGCTAGCCTCTGCCTGGTGCGCGTCGTCCTCTTCACCGGCAAGGGTGGTGTGGGGAAGACGACCGCCTCGGCGGCCACCGCGACGCTCGCCGCGGGCCGCGGCCTCAAGACGCTGATCGTCTCGACCGACCCGGCGCACTCGCTCGCCGACACCGTGGACTGCCCGCTCGGTCCCGAGCCGACGGAGATCGACGGCAGCCTGTACGGCCAGCAGATCGACGCGCAGCGGCAGTTCGAACGCTCCTGGCGCGAGGTGCAGGACTACCTGCGCAGCGTCCTCGACAAGTCCGGCATCGACCCGATGGCGGCCGAGGAGCTGACCGTGCTGCCCGGCGCCGAGGAGGTGCTGGCGCTGCTGGAGGTACGCCGCCAGGTCGCCTCGCAGACGTGGGACCTCGTCGTCGTCGACTGCGCTCCGACCGCGGAGACGCTGCGGCTGCTCGCGCTACCGGAGGCGCTGTCCTGGTACATGGACCGCGTCTTCCCCGCCTCCCGCCGCGTGGCCCGCGCGATGCGTCCGGTCATCGGGCGGGTGAGCAGCGTGCCGTTCCCGCAGGACAAGGTCTTCGACGCCGTCGAACGCCTCCACGCCGAGCTCGCCGACGTCCGCGCGATGCTCACCGACCAGACGACCTCGTCGGTACGCCTCGTCCTCACGCCCGAGGCCGTCGTCGTCGCCGAGGCGCGCCGCACCCTGACGTCGCTGAGCCTCTACGGCTACCGCGTGGACGGCGTCGTCGCCAACCGTGTCTTCCCCGCGGGTGGTGACGCGTGGCGGGCCGGATGGGTTGCGGCGCAGCAGATCCAGCTCGGCGAGGTGGAGCAGTCGTTCGCGCCGCTGCCGATCTGGCTCAGCCCGTACCGCGCCGGCGAGCCGGTCGGCCTGGAGGAGCTGGCGGCGTTCGGCGCGGAGGCGTACGGCGCCCACGACCCGCTCGCGCTGCCGCCGCCGCACGACCTCATGTCGGTGACCCGTACGGACGCCGGCTTCGACCTCGCGCTCGACCTGCCGCTCGCCGACAAGCGCGACCTCGACCTCGTACGACGCGGCGACGAGTTGGTCGTCACCGTCGGCTCCCGCCGTCGTGTGCTGGCGCTGCCGAGCGCGCTGCGCCGCTGCCTCGTCGACTCCGCCGCGCTGCGCGAAGGGCGGCTCGTGATCTCGTTCGTCCCCGACCCCGACCTCTGGAACGCATCGCTGTGACCGAAGCCGTAGGAACCCTCGCCGACGAGGCCGCCAAGCTGTTCACCGCCGCCGAGTCGTGGTGGCGCGAGCACGCGCCTGCCGCGCCGGAGGAGGCCGCCGCCGAGTGCAGGTACTGCCCGTTCTGCCAGGCGCTGTCCGTCGTGCGCGGCGCGCAGCCGGAACTGTTCGAGCAGGTGACGGAGGCGGCGACCGGTCTGTTCACGGCGTTGCGGAACGCCGCCGAGACGACGGCGCACCGCAAGCGGGACGACGTACCCGTCGAGCGGATCGACATCGCCTGATGGCGCTGGCGATCGGCGTCGACATCGGCGGCACCAAGGTCGCCGGCGGCGTCGTGGACGACGAAGGCAGGGTCGTCGCGGAGACGCGCCGCCCGACGCCGTCCGACGACTCCGACGCCGCGATCGAGGCCGTCGTCGGCGTCGTGCACGAGCTCTGCGCGTCGTACGACGTCACCGCCGTCGGCATCGCGGCCGCGGGCTACGTGAGCGCCGACCGCTCGACGATGCTCTTCGCTCCGAACCTCCCCTGGGAGAACCTTCCCGTCCGCGACCTCCTGCAGGAGCGCATCGACCTCCCCGTCGACGTCGAGAACGACGCCAACTGCGCCGCGTGGGCGGAGCACCGCTACGGCGCCGCGCGCGGCGAGGACTGCGTCGTCTGCCTCACCGTCGGCACCGGCATCGGCGCCGGCATCCTCGTCGAGGGCGCGCTGTACCGAGGCCGTTTCGGCATCGCGGGGGAGCCGGGTCACCTCGGCGTCGT
The Frankiaceae bacterium genome window above contains:
- a CDS encoding metallophosphoesterase; translation: MRVHVVSDVHGAAAALARAGDGADALVCLGDLIHFIDYGDYSGIMADLFGTAAVEKLVELRTARRFDEARAFSNDLWASKDEERWVLLERAIRAQYAELFAAFPTPTYLTYGNVDVPHLYDDYLRDGITLLDGATAEIGGRTFGFVGGGLRTPMRTPMEIDDETYAAKVAAVGAVDVLCCHIPPQWPSLVYDTEARRFERGSEAVLDAIRDTQPDLCLFGHVHQPLEASLTIGRTECVNVGYFRGSGRPYVLEWQ
- a CDS encoding SRPBCC family protein; the encoded protein is MADQASSSITIDAAPADVMAVIADFERYPEWAGFIKTAEVLSTGADGRADKARFVVDAGVMKADYTLRYTYSGDEKITWELEAGSLKENTGSYVLRPEGDATHVTYSLTIDAGIPMLGMFKRKAEKVVMDTALKELKKRVEGLH
- a CDS encoding polyketide cyclase / dehydrase and lipid transport, whose translation is MPLVDVIDETFVVASPAAVAAAVKEPAFWARVFPDLELHVFEDRGDEGIRLTITGALVGSNEFWVEPWGDGAVVHYYLRADPSRRGSDTEPIAGDPRRLVRKAIKARTAHCVRLKAGLNEIKDRLEAGRPPGLPRENPPDLRAKAR
- a CDS encoding ArsA family ATPase codes for the protein MRVVLFTGKGGVGKTTASAATATLAAGRGLKTLIVSTDPAHSLADTVDCPLGPEPTEIDGSLYGQQIDAQRQFERSWREVQDYLRSVLDKSGIDPMAAEELTVLPGAEEVLALLEVRRQVASQTWDLVVVDCAPTAETLRLLALPEALSWYMDRVFPASRRVARAMRPVIGRVSSVPFPQDKVFDAVERLHAELADVRAMLTDQTTSSVRLVLTPEAVVVAEARRTLTSLSLYGYRVDGVVANRVFPAGGDAWRAGWVAAQQIQLGEVEQSFAPLPIWLSPYRAGEPVGLEELAAFGAEAYGAHDPLALPPPHDLMSVTRTDAGFDLALDLPLADKRDLDLVRRGDELVVTVGSRRRVLALPSALRRCLVDSAALREGRLVISFVPDPDLWNASL
- a CDS encoding M50 family metallopeptidase, with the translated sequence MAIPVPGEGRRGLLSFRLFGFPVTIHTSFLVIVVGLSLYSQESQSLDVPGALVWLAIVTVSVIAHELGHAFVAAPAGGRPRIDLYMMAGLTTWQPARASRGRRVAVSVAGPFAGVVLGVALVFAYVTLDPPETSLLADVLFSAIFVNLGWGLLNLLPMLPLDGGQVVLALMPGGDDLVRIRRASYVSLGVAAAVAVAAFAYGEPIAAAFVLFFGAGNLQRILALRKGEDPVVSSLAEAEIALHDGRPEDALRHLPDVDAVAPPLRGTAAIIRSAALLRLGRHREAQDTLVDLPAGSVEPVFGATVLLANGQEQLARERLTTALADDPPAWAVRELALLLRTRGEDLVGVIGGVTGQGAAGVMDALYRTDDYAAAAAWGERALATGATEAGVAYNTACSYARAGDPERALRALGYAAELGWTDFSAIDADPDLAPVRDLPAWPEVRTRMGGRLGAPPEAR
- a CDS encoding ROK family glucokinase, coding for MALAIGVDIGGTKVAGGVVDDEGRVVAETRRPTPSDDSDAAIEAVVGVVHELCASYDVTAVGIAAAGYVSADRSTMLFAPNLPWENLPVRDLLQERIDLPVDVENDANCAAWAEHRYGAARGEDCVVCLTVGTGIGAGILVEGALYRGRFGIAGEPGHLGVVRDGIPCGCGNSGCLEQYASGTALVRYARERGLSAEGPEITAAAEAGDERAVESFAEVGRWLGHALADIAAVLDPGMFVIGGGVADAGELLLGPARETFRAMLPGHGHRPFADVRQAVLGNAAGLVGAADLARTS
- a CDS encoding serine protease, whose product is MSQRIRTTVLAAALVAGTGVLGGATPASAVPVWNANGPIHPGVQTYTAGGQCTANFVFYDSSNNVYIGQSAHCASTGGPTDTNGCITGSQPIGTNVTVTGATRPGKLVYSSWIAMKSDPSVTSAQCAYNDFAIVKLDAADYGRVNPSVPFWGGPQGVNTSGLPARSYVYTYGNSSLRFGLTPLSPKVGQTTTTTPATGWRYSVYTVSPGIPGDSGSAFLDRNGAALGTLSTLSTDGSNGVMNLNLALAYLRSHSTLTSLQVANGLTTFDPIV